In Bacteroidales bacterium, one DNA window encodes the following:
- a CDS encoding glycyl-radical enzyme activating protein gives MNGLVFDIRHFSVHDGPGLRVTVFLKGCPLSCAWCHNPESQSFEAETCMRIHRLDDKEFEFVETIGNRMSVGEVLQEVEKDISIFDESKGGVTFSGGEPLSQPEFLRELLKACKAKEIHTAIDTSGFATQTVMESIIPLTDLFLFDIKLISEDEHKKYTGVSNSIIFKNLDLIVKSNKKVIIRIPLIQNITDTDKNLKLLRETIRKYPQIQRIDILPFHNIAKSKYERFGKNYTLSNAETYDNQKAEQIKSYFKEVVPIVSVGG, from the coding sequence ATGAATGGTTTAGTGTTCGATATACGTCATTTCTCTGTTCACGATGGTCCTGGGTTACGTGTAACCGTTTTTCTTAAAGGTTGCCCGTTAAGTTGCGCTTGGTGTCATAACCCCGAGAGTCAATCGTTCGAGGCAGAAACCTGCATGCGCATTCATCGTTTGGACGATAAAGAGTTTGAGTTTGTCGAGACTATTGGCAATAGAATGAGCGTTGGCGAAGTTCTTCAAGAGGTTGAAAAAGATATTTCAATATTTGATGAATCAAAGGGAGGCGTTACCTTTTCGGGTGGAGAACCACTATCGCAACCCGAGTTTTTAAGAGAATTGCTAAAGGCTTGCAAAGCCAAGGAAATTCATACAGCAATTGATACAAGCGGTTTTGCAACACAAACGGTTATGGAAAGTATTATCCCATTAACGGATCTTTTTCTTTTTGATATCAAACTAATTTCTGAGGATGAACACAAGAAATACACGGGAGTATCAAACTCAATTATCTTCAAAAACCTCGACTTAATTGTTAAATCGAATAAAAAGGTAATCATTCGAATTCCTTTAATTCAGAATATTACCGATACCGATAAAAATCTAAAACTTTTAAGAGAAACTATTCGTAAATATCCACAAATTCAAAGGATTGATATTCTTCCCTTCCATAATATTGCAAAGAGTAAATACGAGCGGTTTGGGAAGAATTATACATTAAGCAATGCTGAAACATACGATAATCAGAAAGCAGAACAGATTAAGAGTTACTTCAAAGAAGTAGTTCCAATAGTTTCTGTAGGTGGTTAA
- a CDS encoding response regulator, whose amino-acid sequence MRYIFYSILILFQLTTGLAQEKGFPIIRNYLPKEYNFSPQIFSAIQDNRGFMYFGVTDYGVLEFDGTTWRGIPNLKKTEVYSLVKDKDGRVYLTTIDDFGYLYSDNNGKTVYRSLLNLLGDSTLKIGSVWNANLVGSDIYFFTEKSIFRYSKASNTIKTIKPEAGCSFYVPFVFNDEYYVLHSLMGIVKVTDKALIPIPESKFFIENSFLSALPFDSSRVLISTRTKGLYLLDLYGKSKNSLMPFEAPNQFIQGNNIYAAEKVGENYLLCSMGKGALLISPKGDLLQWYNEKKGLLNDLIIGNTTDYSKNIWLTLSQGISKIEQSLDISYWDKSNGLKGNIYDITRFNKTLYVATNQYIYFLLPPTIYSEQDESKSSELLIVKNIPTGQNWELAHFKIPNDENLLKNKSERFNEMLLAGTQTGIYQIQGDVARQIYKGNLHAFYIFQSKKNPNRIFSTDGFTDFISLLYENGQWINEGKWEGVCDDIRSIIEDSDGDLWLGTFTNGVLRISVNNRSILKPKQIKYYKLADGLPGLKDCRPFYYNGRVVFGTEKGVYVYNPSNDRFEPFCELGRFFCNGQIGVKNFIESPNGNIYISSTNTRDGGIGYLVPLTEGGFSWNYKPFRRLPELASISAMHVDDNGAIWIGSNEGLFKYDPSKDIENYDLDFNCFIRKVSTGKDSIISWGETNNGKRVKNVDYRFNSIRFDFAAPFFDKEEDTRYSYKLEGFDDSWSDWSTTTYKEYTKIKEGNYIFRVKALNIFDKESSTAKFEITVLPPWFRTIWAYIIYSLIIIGLFIYSIRFYSRILIYQKLKLERAVFARTKEIRRQKEEIQSQAEEMAAQSEELREKSEILMEINEELEKLSIVARETDNAIMIMDEKGHLLWVNDGLTRLYGYTKEEIYLSQITDVFEPNSVSKIKAAIQECIDTKHSVEYESTAKTKSGGIIYIQTTITPILNSDGGIEKLVAIDSNISKLKEAENEIIQKNEEITSQKEEIENHRNHLERIVNERTAQLEISKNKAEESDRLKSAFLANMSHEIRTPMNAIIGFSTLLKAQDINEMDKEEIIHLIVNNGNTLLQLIDDIIDIAKIEAGQMTVNKKKCNINELLTELRTIYLQKKVSITNADIDLRLNLGVDSPSFYIYTDPFRTQQVITNLIDNALKFTEKGYVEFGYLVDSSRAKPTIKFYVKDTGIGLTQEEQKLIFARFAKIENDGTKLYRGAGLGLAICNSIAKLLEGEIYVESEKNHGSTFFFTIPIEVIVSQEERVKSTQKNFMEYNWTGKTLLVAEDEDSNFRLIEVLLKGTNVRILRAENGKEAIEKSTSNPIDLILMDIKMPVMDGLKATQEIKKINKDIPIIAQTAYAMENDEKICLESGCDDYISKPILQDKLFAMLDKYLS is encoded by the coding sequence ATGAGATATATCTTTTACTCGATATTAATTTTGTTCCAGCTAACAACTGGATTGGCTCAAGAAAAAGGATTTCCGATAATTCGTAATTATCTTCCTAAAGAATATAATTTTTCACCACAAATTTTTAGTGCCATACAGGATAATAGGGGTTTTATGTATTTTGGTGTTACCGATTATGGTGTACTCGAATTCGATGGGACAACCTGGAGGGGAATTCCAAATCTAAAAAAAACGGAAGTATATAGTCTGGTGAAGGACAAAGACGGGAGGGTTTATCTTACAACTATTGATGATTTTGGTTACCTATATTCTGACAATAATGGTAAAACAGTATATAGAAGTCTTTTAAATTTATTAGGTGATTCAACCTTGAAAATTGGAAGTGTATGGAATGCCAATTTGGTGGGAAGTGATATTTATTTCTTTACTGAAAAGAGTATTTTTCGGTATTCGAAAGCTTCAAATACAATTAAAACGATTAAGCCCGAAGCGGGATGCAGTTTTTATGTTCCATTTGTTTTTAATGATGAGTATTATGTTCTGCATTCATTAATGGGAATTGTTAAAGTCACGGATAAGGCCTTGATTCCTATTCCAGAATCTAAATTTTTTATTGAAAATAGTTTTCTTTCAGCACTACCATTTGATAGTTCAAGAGTTTTAATTTCAACACGAACTAAAGGGTTGTATTTGCTTGACTTATATGGCAAAAGCAAAAATTCATTGATGCCATTTGAAGCACCCAATCAATTCATTCAAGGTAATAATATTTATGCTGCGGAGAAAGTTGGCGAAAATTATCTTTTATGTTCAATGGGAAAGGGAGCGTTATTGATAAGCCCTAAAGGAGACCTTTTACAATGGTATAATGAGAAAAAGGGATTACTGAACGATCTAATTATTGGAAATACAACCGATTATAGTAAAAATATATGGTTAACATTAAGTCAGGGGATATCAAAAATTGAACAAAGTCTTGATATTTCATATTGGGATAAAAGCAATGGACTTAAAGGGAATATTTATGATATAACTCGATTTAATAAAACCCTATATGTTGCCACAAATCAATACATTTACTTTTTATTACCTCCAACAATATATTCAGAACAAGACGAGTCGAAAAGTTCAGAGTTGTTAATTGTTAAAAACATACCTACAGGTCAGAACTGGGAGTTAGCTCATTTCAAAATTCCAAATGATGAAAATCTCCTAAAGAATAAGAGTGAGCGGTTTAATGAAATGCTGCTAGCGGGAACACAAACAGGAATTTATCAAATTCAAGGTGATGTTGCTAGGCAGATATACAAAGGAAACCTTCACGCTTTTTATATCTTTCAATCTAAAAAAAATCCGAATAGGATTTTTAGTACCGATGGTTTTACAGATTTTATTAGCCTACTGTATGAAAATGGTCAATGGATAAACGAAGGCAAATGGGAGGGTGTATGTGACGACATTCGAAGTATTATCGAAGATTCAGATGGGGACTTATGGTTGGGCACATTTACGAATGGAGTTTTAAGAATATCTGTAAACAATAGGTCAATTCTAAAACCAAAACAAATTAAGTATTATAAGCTGGCAGATGGATTGCCCGGATTAAAGGACTGTAGGCCATTTTACTATAATGGAAGAGTTGTGTTTGGAACAGAAAAGGGAGTATATGTTTATAACCCTTCAAACGATAGATTTGAACCTTTTTGCGAATTAGGAAGATTCTTTTGCAATGGGCAAATTGGAGTTAAAAATTTTATAGAATCTCCCAATGGCAATATTTATATTAGTTCAACCAATACAAGAGATGGAGGTATTGGGTATTTAGTGCCCTTAACAGAAGGCGGATTTTCATGGAACTATAAACCCTTCCGGCGATTACCCGAGTTGGCGTCAATATCAGCAATGCATGTAGATGATAATGGTGCTATTTGGATTGGTTCAAATGAGGGATTATTCAAATACGATCCATCAAAAGATATTGAAAATTATGATTTAGATTTTAATTGCTTTATAAGAAAAGTAAGCACAGGTAAAGATAGTATTATCTCTTGGGGAGAAACAAATAATGGCAAAAGAGTTAAAAACGTTGATTACCGCTTTAATAGCATCAGGTTTGATTTTGCAGCACCTTTTTTCGATAAAGAAGAGGATACTAGATATAGCTATAAACTAGAAGGATTTGATGACTCCTGGTCAGACTGGTCTACTACAACATATAAAGAATACACAAAGATTAAAGAAGGAAATTACATTTTTAGGGTTAAAGCTCTAAACATTTTTGATAAAGAAAGTTCAACAGCAAAATTTGAAATTACAGTTCTTCCCCCATGGTTTAGAACGATATGGGCTTACATAATTTATAGCCTCATAATTATTGGACTGTTCATTTACTCAATAAGGTTTTATTCTCGAATATTAATCTATCAAAAACTTAAACTTGAAAGGGCTGTATTTGCTCGTACAAAAGAGATACGACGACAAAAAGAAGAAATCCAATCGCAAGCAGAGGAAATGGCTGCGCAAAGTGAAGAACTTCGGGAGAAATCCGAAATACTCATGGAGATTAATGAAGAGTTGGAAAAGTTATCAATTGTTGCCCGAGAAACAGACAATGCTATTATGATAATGGATGAAAAGGGTCATCTATTATGGGTTAATGATGGGTTAACCCGACTATACGGGTATACCAAAGAAGAAATTTATTTATCACAGATCACAGATGTTTTTGAACCTAATTCAGTATCCAAAATTAAGGCGGCTATTCAGGAGTGTATTGATACCAAACATTCAGTTGAATATGAGTCAACCGCTAAAACAAAATCGGGAGGCATAATTTATATCCAAACAACAATTACCCCCATTCTTAATTCGGATGGTGGGATTGAAAAACTTGTTGCTATTGATTCTAACATATCTAAATTGAAAGAAGCCGAAAATGAAATAATACAGAAAAATGAAGAGATAACATCACAAAAAGAAGAAATTGAGAACCATAGAAATCATCTTGAGAGAATTGTGAATGAACGAACAGCTCAATTGGAGATATCAAAAAACAAAGCAGAAGAATCAGATCGACTTAAATCAGCATTTTTAGCAAATATGTCGCATGAGATTCGCACCCCCATGAATGCAATAATAGGATTTTCAACTTTACTTAAAGCACAAGATATTAATGAAATGGATAAAGAAGAAATTATTCATTTAATAGTAAATAATGGAAACACACTGCTTCAGCTAATTGATGATATAATTGATATTGCGAAAATTGAAGCAGGACAAATGACAGTAAACAAGAAAAAATGCAATATCAATGAACTTTTAACAGAGCTCCGTACAATCTATTTACAAAAGAAAGTATCAATTACCAATGCCGATATTGATTTGAGACTGAACCTTGGTGTTGATTCGCCATCTTTCTATATTTATACAGATCCTTTTCGCACACAGCAAGTAATTACAAATCTTATTGATAATGCTTTAAAATTTACTGAAAAAGGATATGTTGAATTTGGCTACCTTGTCGATAGTAGCCGAGCAAAGCCAACCATTAAATTTTACGTTAAAGATACCGGCATTGGTTTAACCCAAGAAGAGCAAAAGTTAATTTTTGCCCGGTTTGCTAAAATTGAAAATGATGGCACAAAGTTATATCGTGGTGCTGGATTAGGATTGGCAATATGTAATAGTATTGCTAAATTGTTGGAGGGTGAGATCTATGTCGAATCTGAAAAAAACCACGGTTCAACATTCTTTTTTACAATACCGATTGAAGTAATTGTTAGCCAAGAGGAAAGAGTTAAATCTACTCAAAAAAATTTTATGGAGTATAACTGGACTGGAAAAACATTGCTGGTTGCAGAGGATGAGGATAGTAACTTTAGACTTATTGAAGTATTATTAAAAGGAACAAATGTAAGGATATTGCGTGCTGAAAATGGAAAAGAAGCCATCGAGAAATCCACTAGTAATCCCATAGATTTAATTTTAATGGATATTAAAATGCCCGTAATGGATGGTCTAAAAGCAACGCAAGAGATTAAAAAGATTAATAAAGATATTCCAATAATTGCTCAAACAGCCTATGCAATGGAAAACGATGAAAAAATTTGCCTTGAATCTGGGTGTGATGATTATATATCTAAACCAATTCTACAGGACAAATTATTTGCGATGTTAGATAAGTACTTATCATAA
- a CDS encoding lysine exporter LysO family protein, protein MRGSLTILCFFSVGLLLGYSNALPDFLIKNDYSSYTLYFLMFLVGIGIGADSKAFEVLKSFNLKIILIPLTTIVGTALGISLIFLILPGLSFKEVQAVGAGYGYYSLSSIIITETYSKTIGVVALLSNVMREIMTLLLAPIMVTFFGKIAPICSGGATSMDTTLPIITTVSGKEYAIISLFHGIVLTILVPFIVSLLLAL, encoded by the coding sequence ATGAGGGGAAGTCTTACTATTTTGTGTTTTTTTTCTGTTGGTCTATTGTTAGGTTATTCTAATGCTCTACCCGATTTTTTAATTAAAAACGATTACAGCAGTTATACGTTATATTTTCTGATGTTTTTAGTTGGTATCGGTATAGGTGCGGACTCAAAAGCATTTGAAGTTCTTAAAAGTTTTAACCTTAAAATAATATTGATCCCTCTTACAACCATTGTTGGAACGGCACTGGGGATTTCATTGATCTTTTTAATATTACCCGGATTATCATTTAAAGAAGTTCAAGCAGTTGGTGCCGGGTATGGCTATTATAGTTTGTCGAGTATAATAATAACCGAAACGTACAGCAAAACAATTGGCGTGGTTGCATTGTTATCAAATGTAATGCGGGAGATTATGACACTTTTACTAGCCCCAATAATGGTAACTTTTTTTGGAAAAATAGCACCCATCTGCTCTGGCGGTGCAACAAGTATGGATACTACACTTCCTATTATAACAACAGTATCGGGGAAGGAATATGCAATAATTTCACTTTTTCATGGGATTGTGCTCACTATTTTAGTTCCATTTATAGTATCTCTGTTACTAGCACTTTAA
- a CDS encoding LysO family transporter, with translation MLVVVAIMTVGIILGYFLRHKAMLIKINNRLTMWAIYLLLFVLGVSIGTNETIMKSLPTLGLKALAISSGGVVGSILLAWFTYTKFFKSKER, from the coding sequence ATGTTAGTAGTTGTTGCGATAATGACTGTGGGGATTATCCTTGGATATTTTTTAAGGCATAAAGCAATGCTTATTAAAATAAATAATAGGCTTACTATGTGGGCAATCTACCTTTTACTTTTTGTGCTTGGAGTTAGTATTGGAACCAATGAGACGATTATGAAAAGTTTACCCACGCTTGGATTAAAAGCTCTTGCAATTTCTTCTGGAGGTGTAGTTGGCAGTATTCTGTTGGCTTGGTTTACTTACACTAAATTCTTTAAAAGCAAGGAAAGGTAA
- a CDS encoding nucleotidyltransferase: protein MKPTLIILAAGMGSRYGSLKQVDALGPNGETIIDYSVFDAMRAGFGKVVFVIRKDIEKDFMDVFGKRFTGKIPFEVVFQELDMLPKGFNCPAERTKPWGTAHAVWVARNVVNEPFAAINADDFYGADSFQVLAKALSNPNLAKGSYFMVGYRLGNTLSEQGSVSRGVCTTDQKAMLQTVVEHTQIERINGKVCFRNEQGNNVEINENLSVSMNFWGFTPDFFNHIENMMSGFFSGAITNAKAEFYIPTAVNNLIVDKKATCEVLPTKAEWFGVTYPGDKQMVMSRLKELVSERKYPSPLW from the coding sequence ATGAAACCAACTCTTATTATTCTTGCTGCTGGTATGGGGAGTAGATATGGTAGCCTAAAACAAGTAGATGCTCTTGGTCCTAATGGTGAAACTATTATCGATTATTCGGTTTTTGATGCCATGAGAGCCGGATTTGGAAAGGTGGTTTTTGTAATCAGGAAAGATATCGAGAAGGATTTTATGGATGTTTTCGGGAAACGATTTACTGGCAAAATACCTTTTGAAGTTGTATTTCAAGAGTTGGATATGCTCCCGAAGGGATTTAATTGCCCCGCCGAGCGTACTAAGCCATGGGGTACTGCTCACGCAGTTTGGGTTGCTCGAAATGTTGTAAATGAACCATTTGCTGCAATTAATGCCGATGATTTTTATGGAGCAGATTCATTCCAGGTACTTGCCAAAGCACTTTCTAACCCGAACCTTGCAAAGGGCAGCTATTTTATGGTTGGTTACAGATTAGGGAATACGCTATCGGAGCAGGGTTCTGTTTCGAGGGGAGTGTGTACAACCGATCAAAAAGCAATGCTTCAAACGGTAGTTGAGCATACACAAATTGAACGAATAAACGGAAAAGTTTGCTTTCGCAATGAACAGGGTAATAATGTAGAGATTAATGAGAATCTTTCTGTATCGATGAACTTTTGGGGATTTACTCCCGATTTCTTTAATCATATTGAAAATATGATGAGCGGATTTTTTTCGGGTGCTATTACAAATGCTAAAGCTGAGTTTTATATACCAACTGCGGTTAATAATCTAATTGTTGATAAAAAAGCAACCTGCGAAGTTCTTCCAACAAAGGCTGAATGGTTTGGAGTAACATATCCTGGCGACAAACAAATGGTTATGAGTCGTTTAAAAGAACTTGTGAGTGAAAGGAAATATCCATCACCTCTTTGGTGA
- a CDS encoding DUF1282 family protein has product MNIVERVKGIILKPKDEWTVVEQETTSTISLIVTYLIPLALIPAIAAFIGYGVIGVSIFGPSLSWGIKQAIITFVSTFLGVCISAYIIDALAPNFGSTKDLRKAMQLVIYSYTPVMLAGAFQAIPALGIFAIVGIYGLYLLYIGIKPMMKTPDDKVTSYFVVSLLVVIAIYAILATVLAGILIGRNYGTIPVMQ; this is encoded by the coding sequence ATGAATATTGTTGAACGAGTTAAAGGCATTATCCTTAAGCCTAAGGATGAGTGGACGGTTGTTGAGCAGGAAACAACATCAACTATATCATTAATTGTTACTTATTTGATTCCACTAGCATTGATCCCAGCTATTGCTGCCTTTATTGGTTATGGTGTAATAGGTGTAAGTATCTTTGGCCCATCACTAAGTTGGGGTATTAAACAAGCAATAATTACATTCGTTTCGACTTTCCTTGGTGTATGTATTTCTGCGTACATTATTGATGCTCTTGCACCTAACTTTGGCTCCACCAAAGATCTCCGTAAGGCGATGCAACTTGTTATTTACTCATATACACCGGTTATGTTAGCGGGTGCTTTCCAGGCAATTCCTGCTTTAGGCATTTTTGCTATAGTTGGAATTTATGGGCTTTATTTACTTTATATAGGCATTAAGCCGATGATGAAAACCCCTGATGATAAGGTAACCTCCTATTTTGTTGTAAGTCTGTTAGTGGTAATAGCAATTTATGCAATCCTTGCTACTGTTTTAGCAGGAATTCTAATAGGTAGAAATTACGGCACTATTCCAGTGATGCAATAA
- a CDS encoding UpxY family transcription antiterminator, with protein sequence MALVIKNEPRWYAAYTKPRNEKKVFERLESTGIEVYLPLQRRLKQWSDRKKLVEEPLFRSYIFVRITPKDYYNVLNTFGIVRYITFEGKAVPIPDNQINIIKQLLEQDVEIESVEEELEPGALVEVKFGSFIGLIGELVEHKGKKKVIIRIDHISHSLLVSLPAQYITKAVAK encoded by the coding sequence ATGGCCTTAGTAATAAAGAACGAACCTCGCTGGTATGCAGCGTATACAAAACCCCGAAACGAAAAAAAAGTTTTTGAGAGATTAGAATCAACCGGGATTGAGGTATACCTTCCCCTTCAACGCCGTTTAAAGCAGTGGAGCGATAGAAAAAAACTAGTTGAAGAACCTTTATTCAGATCTTACATATTTGTTAGAATTACCCCAAAGGATTACTACAATGTTTTGAATACTTTTGGCATTGTTAGGTATATTACTTTTGAAGGAAAGGCTGTTCCAATTCCTGATAATCAGATAAATATCATCAAACAATTACTTGAACAGGATGTAGAGATTGAATCCGTTGAAGAAGAACTTGAACCAGGAGCACTAGTAGAAGTTAAATTTGGCTCATTTATTGGATTAATTGGTGAGCTGGTGGAACATAAAGGGAAGAAAAAGGTGATTATTCGTATAGATCATATATCCCATTCCTTACTCGTATCATTACCAGCCCAGTATATAACAAAAGCTGTGGCAAAATAG
- the rpiB gene encoding ribose 5-phosphate isomerase B has product MKIYKIALGCDHAGYRTKESIKNYLEELGYSIWDFGTHGEESVDYPDYIHPLAKSVENGEYDFGIIFCGSGNGVNIVANKYQGIRSALCWTDEIARLARQHNNANICAIPARFVDIQEVKKIVKTFIESVFEDGRHSRRVEKIPIKRT; this is encoded by the coding sequence ATGAAGATATACAAAATTGCTCTTGGTTGTGATCATGCGGGTTATAGAACCAAAGAGAGTATAAAAAATTACTTAGAAGAATTAGGCTATTCTATTTGGGATTTTGGAACCCATGGCGAGGAAAGTGTGGATTATCCTGATTATATTCACCCATTAGCAAAATCTGTTGAAAATGGAGAATATGATTTTGGAATAATATTTTGTGGGAGTGGAAATGGGGTAAACATTGTGGCAAATAAATACCAAGGAATTCGTTCAGCACTTTGCTGGACCGATGAAATTGCTCGCTTAGCTCGCCAACATAACAATGCAAATATTTGTGCAATCCCAGCAAGGTTTGTTGATATTCAAGAGGTCAAAAAGATTGTAAAAACTTTTATTGAAAGCGTCTTTGAGGATGGTCGTCATTCCCGGAGAGTAGAAAAAATCCCCATTAAGCGTACATAA
- the hemW gene encoding radical SAM family heme chaperone HemW, which yields MAGIYIHVPFCKKKCLYCDFYSIGTSNKISEFPLLIEKELLLRKDFIGDIPIDTIYLGGGTPSLLLPEAVSHVLNSISKTFCVSKNSEITIETNPDDLTKDLLLNYYDAGVNRISIGIQSFIDKELLFLGRRHSALAAEKSVELSLNAGFKNISIDLIYGLPDSTIINWEYNLRKAFSLDIKHLSCYHLTYENSTVLYRKLKENKIKEIDESVSVQQFNRLRELANQKGFIHYEVSNFAKESFNSRHNTSYWQGIHYLGLGPSAHSYNGIQREWNPNSYLEWELGIKLNKPATQFESIDTRTRFNELLLTHLRTTWGVDLDYLSKEFSNAMVEKLLINAKIYLKTSTLVIKNNHLLIPSEHFFISDGIIKDLLDVD from the coding sequence ATGGCAGGAATTTACATACACGTACCTTTTTGTAAAAAAAAATGCCTGTACTGTGATTTCTACTCCATTGGAACTTCAAACAAGATTTCCGAATTCCCTTTACTCATTGAGAAAGAACTTCTTTTAAGAAAAGATTTTATTGGTGATATTCCAATAGATACCATTTACCTGGGCGGTGGTACCCCGTCGCTACTATTACCCGAAGCGGTTTCTCATGTGCTAAATAGTATATCAAAAACCTTTTGCGTATCAAAGAATTCAGAAATTACAATTGAGACCAACCCCGACGATTTAACTAAAGATCTATTATTGAACTACTATGACGCAGGGGTTAATCGAATAAGCATTGGTATTCAGTCATTTATAGACAAAGAGCTTCTTTTTTTAGGTAGAAGACATAGTGCTTTAGCCGCAGAAAAATCAGTTGAACTTTCGCTAAATGCTGGATTTAAGAATATTAGCATCGATTTAATTTATGGACTTCCAGACTCTACAATAATTAACTGGGAATATAATCTTAGAAAAGCCTTTTCATTAGATATTAAGCATCTTTCCTGCTACCATTTAACCTACGAAAACAGCACTGTTTTATATCGCAAATTGAAAGAGAATAAAATCAAAGAGATTGATGAATCAGTAAGCGTTCAGCAATTCAATCGTCTTCGAGAATTGGCTAATCAGAAAGGTTTTATTCATTATGAGGTTTCAAACTTTGCAAAGGAGAGTTTCAATTCTCGGCATAATACTTCGTACTGGCAGGGAATACATTACCTTGGATTAGGTCCATCGGCACATTCTTACAATGGCATACAAAGGGAATGGAATCCAAATTCCTACCTAGAATGGGAATTAGGGATAAAATTAAATAAACCAGCAACCCAATTTGAAAGTATTGATACACGAACCCGTTTCAATGAATTACTGCTTACCCATCTGAGAACTACATGGGGTGTAGATCTTGACTACTTATCGAAGGAGTTTAGCAATGCGATGGTTGAGAAATTGCTTATTAACGCCAAAATTTATCTTAAAACTTCAACCCTAGTAATAAAGAATAACCATCTTTTAATCCCTTCTGAGCATTTCTTTATTAGCGATGGTATTATTAAAGATTTACTAGATGTTGACTAG